In the genome of Nitratireductor sp. GISD-1A_MAKvit, the window TGCAAGGATCGGCCCGACCTGAAGGGCCGCGGCGGCAGAGGTGTAGGTCATGGGATGAGCCTCGGAGAGCGGGACAGGATCGAGCCGCGCAGCGCTCTCTCTCGACCGCACCGGCTCAAACCCGTCCCGGCCTTCCTCTCCCTCTCAAGCGGGAACGGGCGGCCCGTGCTTCGCGCATCTTGACATGGACCATCGAACGGTCCATTTCTCGGATAGAAATGGACTATTGAGCGGTCCAGAAGGAGGTGTCATGCGAATTTCCGTGACCGAAGCCAAAGGCCAGTTGACGGAACTGGTGCGCCGCGCCGAGGCCGGCGATGAAGTGGTATTGACCCGTCATGGCCATGCCGCCGTGCGGCTTGTCCCTGTCCGCAATGTGCCGGGCCGGAAGGATCGCCGGACGCTTCTTGAGGCGGTTCGGAAATCCGGTGCGGCGAAGGCGCTGGCGGGAGCGCCTGCCGCGCGGAGTCAGGACTTCCTTTATGATGACGACGGCCTGCCGCAATGATGGTGGTCGATACCTCGGCGCTGATGGCCATTCTGCTCGACGAGCCGGAGGCGGACGCCTGCATCGCGGCGCTTGAAGCTGAAGACGAGCTGATGATCTCCGCTGGCACCGTCGCCGAGGCGCTGATCGTGGCGAACCGCCGGAATGTCGGTGAGGAGATGATGCGTTTGCTTGATGACCTCGGATTCGAGATCATCAATGTGACCGCCGCGTCGGCGCAGCGGATCGCTGCCGCCTATGACGCATGGGGGAAAGGTGTTCACCGCGCATCGCTCAATTTCGGCGATTGCTTTGCCTATGAGGCCGCGAAGGAGCGGAAAGCGCCGCTGCTCTATGTCGGGGACGATTTCGCACGGACCGACATCGAGGGTGTCCTGTAGATCAGGGTCAGCACGCTTCCCGCCGCCCGGCAACCATGTCGCCTATCCGAACCGGCGCCCCGCTTCGGTGAAGGTGTATTCGTTGGCGACGATCGTGTCGTCGACCACCTCGTCGGACGAGAGATACTCATATTCGCGTTCGAGCTGCCGGTAGAGCCAGCGGGCCAGATCGCGCAGCGCTTCGGCGACGCTCTCCTCGGCATCCTCGGTCATGTCCTGATATGTCGGACTGTCGCGTTCGACCGAAATCGCCATGCAATACTCGTGATAGTAATGCCCGCGATGGCTGACCTCGGCGCGGAGTTGGTAGAAATTGCGGCGCTGGACCGCCTGCAAGGCGTCGGCGATCCGATGAAGCTCCTGATCCTGCGGCGCATAGGCCCGGATTTTGGCCGTGGCGTTTCTGGCGTAGGAATACGACCCCTCCCAGCAGGCGCCATCGCCCTGCGACCAGAAGCCCCGGAACCAGATGCAGGGTTCGCGGCGC includes:
- a CDS encoding type II toxin-antitoxin system Phd/YefM family antitoxin encodes the protein MRISVTEAKGQLTELVRRAEAGDEVVLTRHGHAAVRLVPVRNVPGRKDRRTLLEAVRKSGAAKALAGAPAARSQDFLYDDDGLPQ
- a CDS encoding type II toxin-antitoxin system VapC family toxin, with the translated sequence MMVVDTSALMAILLDEPEADACIAALEAEDELMISAGTVAEALIVANRRNVGEEMMRLLDDLGFEIINVTAASAQRIAAAYDAWGKGVHRASLNFGDCFAYEAAKERKAPLLYVGDDFARTDIEGVL
- a CDS encoding antitoxin of toxin-antitoxin stability system translates to MPEIIETTVYRLDELSDAAKDKARAWYREGGFDYDWYDAVYEDFRRIAEILGIDFRTRAVRLMGGGTRREPCIWFRGFWSQGDGACWEGSYSYARNATAKIRAYAPQDQELHRIADALQAVQRRNFYQLRAEVSHRGHYYHEYCMAISVERDSPTYQDMTEDAEESVAEALRDLARWLYRQLEREYEYLSSDEVVDDTIVANEYTFTEAGRRFG